The genome window gcaacagcagcaacagactGCAATGCTGATGATGATGGTCCCGCCTAACACTGCCATGGCAATGATCAGAGCCTCGAAGTTCACTGGAACAGAGAACAGGTCAAAGGTCAAGATATGAACAAATAACAACATGCTTCAAGTTTATTCAATTTTTAAGTGAATTTCACACACGTTCACAACACTATCCTTTATCAAGGATAAAGAGAACATTTCATTATTCATGTGATTATGCATTTATTCTATCATAATGACTAATAAACCCATGAGGAATCAAACAAATTCAAATGAGGGGTATAAAGACTGCACTGATGTTGATTGGTAGAGAAAGTCAGATATGAAGTGTTATTTAATTAGCCTGAGCAGTACCAGACTGTGATTGAGTGATATGAAAAGCTCAGCTTGGCACTCAGACCACTATTCGACAATGAATCTTTGTTAGACATTACTGCCACCTGCTGGTGTGTTTTTGAAATTACAAGTGCGGTTTTATTTTTGTAGATTTTTGTACTTCCTCGATTTAGTTTGGACAAAATAAATGTTGGTCAAGAATTGCTGCATAATATTCTTCTTACCTTTGGGTTTTGAATGCATGAGTCACAAGTTGAGAAGGATTTAAACTGATTAGTAACTCATTTGGACAAATATGGTTGTTTCCAGATTCTCATGTCATAAAACATTGTATTCTTAATTAAATATGCCAATGTGTGTCAGGGAATTTTTTTCACAAAACAAAATAATATATCTCTTCTTTAATTATTAAAATGATCATAACAACAGTGTGGAATATGTGTTATTCCTTATTATTTAGCCCTGGTATCTAACCCCATGGTTGTGCTCAGAAACCAGCTAGAAACCACATGCTGTTGTCATCTGTGGCCCAGAGGCCTGTGATCAGAGCCCCTGCAAGCAGCTTCAGCAGGCAGCCCCAGTGTGAGTGTGGATCAGTCAGTAGAGGGGCTCTTTAATCAACACAGAACAGCCAGAGGGGGCAGGCTGACTGACATATACTAGGCCTGAatgagccatggcctgttcaccctgctaccatctagtagaaggcggagacagtacaggtgcatcaaagctgggaccgagacacagccattaaactaactgttttaaagtccctgagcagtttccttcctctctagaAGCTGAGTTAAAAagaatgcctgtatctttgtagtgattgggtatattgatacaccacccaaagtgtaattaataacttcaacatgttcaaagggatattcaaagaAATGTTTACTTTTTTACccgtctaccaataggtgcccttctttgcgaggcattggaaaacctccctggtctttgtggttgaatctgtgtttgaaattcactgctcgactgagagaccatacagataattgtatgtgtggggtacagagatgaggtggtCCTTCAAATAACATGTTAAACACTATAATTACACTGACATAATggaatattgtgtgtaggccagtgacaaaatctCTGTCTTTAACAAACACAAccaaatgtagaaaaagtcaaggggcgtgAATACTTTCTCCGTGGCCCGGTTATGAGGAACACCACCCAGCTCATGAAAATGATTAGCTCCTACAGAGAGTGAGTTACGTGGCCGTGGCTGACTATATTATGCAGGCAGACGCATTCCGTTACTGTTTGagcgttagaatgggcaaaacgagtgacctaagcgactttgagcTTGGTATGATCATCGGTGCCAAGCGCACCCttttccagtatctcagaaactgGCCAGCCTCCTGGACTTTACAGGCACAGTAGTGTCTAGGAATGGTGTGAAAAACATCATCCAGTCAGCGatagtcctgtgggtgaaaacagctcgttgatgagcgaggtcaaaggagaatggcaagaattgtgCTGGCGAACAAGCGggacacaaacaggcaaataacggcaCAGTTCAAAAATGGCGTGCAGAACTCTTCGGTCCTTGTCACGGattggctattgcagcagacgaccacacctggttccactcctatcaactaaaaagaagaagaagcggctccagtgggAACACGAGCAGTACATGACctcatcctgcctggtgtcagcGGTATAGGCtgctggtggtgtaatggtgtggggaatgttttcctggcacacgttaggtccggtgataccaattgacaccttgtagaatccatgccccgaAAAATGTAGACTCCACCAACCACAATCGGATGTACTATTCTGTATTAATCTGACTGTTGCTATATTGACCTTAACAGACACCCAACTAAGCATGTGGTCCGCCATGGGCTGATGTGGGTGGAGGGCGGGCTTTTGTTCTAGCAAAGTAGTAACACGCTTGATTATACTAATTCATGTCTAAATCGAACACTGCAATAAGTTGATTAGAATTAAAGCCTGCACCCACATCAGGAGTTCTAATGGGAGGTCACATCAAGTAAAACTTAATTTCACTCACCCCAACACACTCCCCATCGTGCCTGTGACAGTTTACACACTGCAGGCGGAGGCAGAATGTAGCTCACTGGGTAGTCTGTGCAGGTGTCGTTGGTCATGCACCACAGGCACTGAGAAAAGACAAGACACTCATCATTAGCCTAATACTTCAATTCTCAAAGAGTTGATATGCGTAGGATCACCTATTCCCAGCTTTCACCCATGTCCTTAACTGTGTCCATCAATTTGATGTATTTCTATTAGTTGTGGGGGGGTGGGGAATTGATAATTACATAGAGTTATTCTTTTTTATGATATATCATACATACTGCATCGTTTTGACAATATCACATATACTTCtgtgctagttggctgtacctatACCAAAACCCCAGTATCTTTATACCAAAACCCCAGTATCTTTATACCAAAACCCCAGTATCTTGATACCAAAACCCCAGTATCTTTATACCAAAACCCCAGTATCTTTCCTTCAAAGATTGTTTTCCATATGTTTTAATCGGTAGTCAATTTGTTGACAGTACTTGTATTTCCATGACTGCTCAAACGTGTTGTTTTCCCGTGGTTctcgtccctctgcagcagacatatggtgcgcaatatgtttggaacatcgaatcgcaatacatatagaataatGAGAATCATAATATATGTCGTATCGCTAtctaagtatcgtgataatatcgtatagTTAGTTCCCTGCTCTAATTTATATTGAGTAATTTAAAATAGATTCAGACAGAGTAACGTTACTTGCAATGATGTGACCCTTGTACAAAATGGTACAAATGTACAAAAAAAGACATTATTGAACATAGACCGAGTGATAACGTAAACTTGGTAGCGAAGGCTATACAGACTATAATGCTTTACAAATAGGAAGTGTTACATAATATTCTACTTACCTTTGGGTTTTGAGTGCATGAGTCACAAGTTGAGAAGGCTTTGCAAGCTGAAATGAAAGGAAATGTGTGTTCTTATTTGAATTCAGTAAATCTTAGCTGTGCTCTGCTAAAAAAATAGGCTAAATCGCCATACTGTCTACAATTGTGCATTTCACACCAACTCAAAGTTGATGATTTTTGCTCacctagcaagctaacgttagctgatgACGCATTTCACTtttatagttagctagctagccatcgaGACCTTGGAAGCGATATAATACAAACAAATAAATGTAACGAGCAATGACAATACTGAATGCTGTTgatacatgtcttaacaaaaaaTGTAGGAATAGTATCTTACACTTCAATGGCGTTGGCGTAGTACTAGTGTGACATTCTGCTCGGCTAACGAGGACATAAGTTACAGCCACAACAACAAGCAATGAGCTCATGATTCCCCTCTCTGTTTTATTCATGTTATGATGCTATTTTGAATGACCCTATCTAGCTACACCTTTCACTTTCTAAAGCAAGCAAAAACGTAACTCACGATGTTGCCAAGCGCGTTCTAGCTAATAATCTAAACAAACGATGGAGTTACTTCCTGGTTCTCTTCTAGGTTGAAGATACTTTCCATAAAAGGGCGAAAAAGCACATACTGACACCTAGTGCAGGGCGCAGTACAAGCGAGAGTGCTCACATTATCCACCAGGTTGCGGTACAACACCATCAGTCTGGTACCTGCAGAGGAAAAAAATACCAATTGCCATTGTCATAAATTATCAGGGTAACTATCAAACCAGTTTCCCATTGAGGGTGAGATCTCATTTCCGTCGTCAGATCTAATATGCTTCTGTGGTTAGactccatgccaataaagccttttGTAATTTAATTGAGCGAGATGAAGGTCATATGTATCTAATTCGAGTCTAATCTGGGTGACTTTCCCACTTTGCATCTGGCCACTGACGCATTCACCACAGTGGTGAATTGACAGGTTAACTGTCGATCCCAACTCATGGTGGTAATGATGCAAGGCTCTCCTTGGAGCTCCCTCCCACCTGGCTATCTAGCAAGGGTTCTGGGGTTATATGTGCTACAGTAAAGAGAACAAAACTAGCACCTGCCACATTCATCTGTGCTACACTAGAGATAACAAAACTAGCACCTGCCACATTCATTATTCCTACAAGGTCGACGCCCTAACAACAATGGCAAAAGATAATTGCTTTAATATGTAGAGCCAAAAAGCTTTAGATCATTTAAACCAGGCCTAATTCTAGAATGAATTGGTGTCTAATAGCTATCAATTGCCTTGTAATAACATGTTTTGAATGAATAAACTCTCCAATGCCTATAAATAATTATGGATTTGATTACAATATCTTTGAGTGAAATACATCGCTGATCAATATACAGTCAAGACAATAATTATTGGCCCCCTTGATAAAGATCAGCCAAAAATAGTatatcaaataaataaatcatacaAATACTGAGATATAGAGAatgcatttttaaaaatatattatttcatACTATTGCTCATGGGAAAACTGTTTaacaaatcatttgtaaaaaataaaaaaaatataaggGTCAAAATTATTAGCACCTGAGTTTTCAATACTCTGAgcatttttctaaaatgttttgttAGATTGGAGAACatgttgggagggatcttagaccattcctccatacagaatggtcagatgacatgataatagagctctttggccacacacACCAGTGTGGCTTTGTGGGCATTGAAAAACAGAAACATGCAGAAATGTACCTGATATCTACAGTAAAGTATGGCGGTGTGTCTTTGATGTTTTgaggctattttgcttccactggtcctgtggAACCTGTTAAGGTCGACGGCATTATGAACTTTACCAAGTAGCCTACCAGGACATTTTATgaaaaaacctggttgcctcagCCAGgaagatgtacagttgaagtcggaagtttacatgcacttaggctggagtcattaaaacttgtttttcaaccactccacaaatttcttgttaacaaactatagttttggcaaatcggttaggacatctactttgtccatgacacaagtaatttttccaacaattgtttacagacagattatttaacttaaaaTTAATTGAATCACaagcagaagtttacatacactaagttgactgtgcctttaaacagcttggacaattccagaaaatgatgtcatggctttagtgTCACGTTCTGCccttagttattttgttatgtctttgttttaagtatggtcagggcgtgagttgggtgggttgtctatgttcttttttctatgatttgggatttctgtgtttggcctggtatggttctcaatcagaggcagctgtcaatcgttgtccctgattgagaaccatacttaggtagcctggtttcacttttgagttgtggatgcttattttctgttctgtgttttgtttcACCATTCAGTTCATTTTGTCATTTTATTGTTCTGTGTTCAGTATTTCTTATTAAAacaagatgaacacttaccatgctgcaccatggtcctcctctctttctcccaacaaCAAACTTTacatttagaagcttctgataggctaattgacatcattttaatcaattggaggtgtacctgtggatatatttcaaggcctagcttcaaactcaatgcctctttgcttgacatcatgggaaaatcaaaaaataatcagccaagtcctcagaaaaaaaaatggtagacctccacaagtctggttcatccttgggagcaatttccaaacgcctgaaggtaccccattcatctgtacaaacaatagtacgcaagtataaacaccatgggaccacacagctgtcataccgctcaggaaggagacgcgttctgactcctagagatgaatggactttggtgggaaaagtgcaaatcaatcccagaacaacagcgaaaggaccttgtgaagatgctggagggaacaggtacaaaagtatctatatccaaagtaaaacgagtccatatcgacataacatgaaaggcagctcagcaaggaagaagccactgctccaaaaccgcccccaaaaaagacagactatggtttgcaactgcacatggggacaaagatcgtactttttgggagaaatatcctctggtctgatgaaacaaaaatagaattgtttggccataatgaccatcgttatgtttggagggaaaaggaggaggcttgcaagccgaagaaccccatcccaaccgtgatggacgggggtggaagcatcatgttgtgggggtgctttgctgcaggagagactggtgcacttcagaaaatacatggcatcatgaggta of Oncorhynchus gorbuscha isolate QuinsamMale2020 ecotype Even-year linkage group LG15, OgorEven_v1.0, whole genome shotgun sequence contains these proteins:
- the LOC123997945 gene encoding pituitary tumor-transforming gene 1 protein-interacting protein-like, with product MNKTERGIMSSLLVVVAVTYVLVSRAECHTSTTPTPLKSCKAFSTCDSCTQNPKCLWCMTNDTCTDYPVSYILPPPAVCKLSQARWGVCWVNFEALIIAMAVLGGTIIISIAVCCCCCCCCKKRQSGPDRDEERFVRRREEIRQRADERKVERKVRHDDIRKKYGLVPDSDHPYSKFENE